The Acidobacteriota bacterium genome contains the following window.
TCCGAAACCTTCGCGGGAGGGAGGTCGGCTCGGTGCGCGCCACCTTCCGGCTTTCGCGGCGCGGCTGACCCGGAGTCCCCACGGCCCCTTCGGGACCCCGGGGGAGGCGGGAATACCGAGGCCCGCCGCGCGTGTTGTGCAGGCAGCGGCCTCGGACGGTCTTCGGCCGTGCACGATCGGAGAAGCGACGTCGGCGATGGCTCCCGACCGGGAAGCGCGGAGATCCGCGTTCGAGGAGAGCGCGATGCCGCACGTCCGCTCGCTGCACAACGTCGCGATGAAGCTGACGCGCCGCCGGGAGGAGGCGGAGGATCTCGTGCAGGAGACCCTGCTCCGGGGGTACCGCTTCTTCGACCGCTACGAGTCGGGGACGAACATCCGGGCCTGGCTCCTCACGATTCTCAGGAATCTCTTCGTGAACCGTTACCGGCGCGCGCGGCGGGGATGGCAGGAAGTGGAGACGGGGGGAGCGGAGGGGAGGCTCGAGACGCTCATCGAGCGGGGCGCCGCCTCCGCGCGCCCCGAGACGAGCCCGGAGCAGATCCTCGTGTCGGGTTGCCTGGACGGCGAGA
Protein-coding sequences here:
- a CDS encoding sigma-70 family RNA polymerase sigma factor, which translates into the protein MPHVRSLHNVAMKLTRRREEAEDLVQETLLRGYRFFDRYESGTNIRAWLLTILRNLFVNRYRRARRGWQEVETGGAEGRLETLIERGAASARPETSPEQILVSGCLDGEIERALADLPGEYRMVLTLSAMEGLSYREIAAVLECPIGTVMSRLHRSRRMMQERLMSYAQDRGLLDGPRDEGPGVVSLSDARDSRRRR